The Euwallacea similis isolate ESF13 chromosome 27, ESF131.1, whole genome shotgun sequence genome segment TTAGATAGGGGGTGTTCTTACTCATTGCAAGCACCAGTttgcatttaataaatttcaaccaAAATATGTCCTGTGACCTAGTATATTGCACATATTAGAATTAGAAACTTAAAAGTCACTTTTCTTGTTGCCGCACAGACTTTGGACACAAAGGGGGTACGTGTAGTAGCTTTGCTTTAAGCTTTAAGGGTAACATGTTGAAGCATTTGTTGAAACCTTACTTCAAAACTCGATAAAGAAATAAGTGATAAAGGTACTTCCTGATTTTTAGTTGATGAGGTTGGATACTACAAGCACAGAGTCTCTTCACATGTCGAGATCTGAAAGTGTGTCCGAACTCAGTAGCGAGTTACTTGGATTAGCTACGCTGAGGCCTAGGTCGAGCTTAGGAAAAGAGTCAGAAGTGACTCCGACAAAAACCTATGGAGGCCTTGGTaagtttcatttcttttttaatttatataccTTGAGAGTGAATTTATATAACCACATCATCCTCCTTATAGTATTTAAATAGCATATAGCAAaccaaaaaatctttaaaaagttTAGACTTCTAGATATGTCTTCATTGTCGTaggttaaataatatatttaggATTTTGATAGTGACTGCGTATTGTATTCTTTAGTAGTTTCTGACAATTTCAGAGTAAAGCATTATTCcacaaaattttcattgtcatATTTCAACCACTTCAGATTTTTCATTCCATGATCATTTTCCCATATAGACACATTCATTAGCATTTAAAATAGAGGAGTGCGTTTTGAGAAAATTCACTAAcatcaatgaaattttgtttttgcaaCCCTACAAGGCTCCATTCTATCAGGTAAAATGGAGGCTTGCCTATTAAGATTGCTACCAATAGGTGGATAAATAAGGAAGTGTTAAACAAAACTAAACATATGAtgcttgaattaaaaaaaaaagttttgagtaTTTGCCGCATTAATTAAGGCTCAAAACAATGTTGTAGTCTGTAGAGATGATGTAGATGACAACAGAGCATGATTGGACTAAAAGacattgcaaattttagttgTACCTAAATCAAAACCCTTATATGTGAATTGTTTAGATGCTGGACTTGTTTCTGAACCACAAAgcattattttcgaaactaaaaaaaatttcccatTGATTTTAATGGGAGAGCCCAGCAACTAGTGTGATTATAGATTGGCTATTGtataaagtatataaaaaatgttgcctTAAAATCACCTGTAAAAAGTTTACAGCACCGTGTCGCATGTTATAATGGTTTTACCTAACACCACTAAAGAAATGCATCAGGTATATAAGGCTTTTGGTTCCAGTAAATTCTTTTCAATCCGCGCTTTACAAATGTGCagatatttccatttaaaattgatattttcaacTGCCTAATAGTTACACCACAGAATTACATCTTTCTTCATCTAGATACGTATATAGGTACATATCTCAGCTCAGCTCTGCCAAAAAGgttaactaatttttaagGCCTTGCGCCTAGCTTCAGCTAGTTGTATTATATTGTAATGGAGTCACAGAGACAAATACTTTCAGGGATAGATTCATAATTACcaaaaatgcatattaaaatgtttataatacattttgacacaaatataaaataaggCATTTGGATAAGCATGTGTAGCACTGcaaataaaagtgaaaataagCTCCAAAAATGCTGTGAAACAAGTCAAAACTGAATTTCACAGAATGTTAAGTATTTGGACTGAAGTTTACATGAGTGTTGTGTTCGTAGTAGATACAGGAATAGAGCAAAATTATTGTCCTAGGAGCAGAAATCACTAAATAATGATGAATTTAATTCACAATTCTGGAATATTGAGTTGGGGTTGATATGTCACCCAAAAAGTGTTGATATATCAATGTAAACTGCAGGCGGAGCCTGccaaataattgatattaatATGTGATAtgcttttcttaaaaatattatgaatgAGTTCTGAAAACAAGTATGTTGAGTTTTACCGCTAAActcttaagaaaaaaattatttttctttattttgttttagtaggtaaaatgaaatatctaTCTACTCACATTCCCTCTACGGTCCCAAAAGGAATGCATACCACGTATAGTTGATTTgattaagtaatttaatatgaatttaaatgcATGATTGTTAATTGTTAGTTGGCTAATAGAATTACTCTAAAGATCTATTAATTGTTATGAAATATTatgaaatgttgaaaaaaactTGTGTACTGCAAAGATCTTAGAAGTAACACTTATCGGCCTAAAGAATGAAAATATGAATACTTTACGTCTCTTTGACTTTAACATAATCAGTGCATCGTTTTAAGAGTGTAACCTAACAACATCAGCGTAGAAATGATCGTGGATTGTAGATCTGTTGATTAGAGATgagtaaattaatatttttactatttcaGCCCGCCCCACATTCCTAAATCTGaacttaaatttgaattctCTAAGATTGCAACAACCAACGAGCAGTACCAAAAGTACGTTATTGCGTAAAATTCTGGCACACgctatatatatattttttgttttgtttttatacttaacttttcattttgcaaTGGATTGGAACATGTTTCGCTCACTCATTTTAAGATGATGTATGTTGACTTTATGCAATAAATCAAGTACGTAATCATCATCTTAAATTGTAAGTGATCAACATCATACACCTATAAATGTTCACTGATGCTTGCATGTGAACAAGCGAGGCTTGTTCACATTGCTTTTGTATCTAACCTCAAGCATCTACACTCAATCCTTTAAcacaatttttgtttacttatttattattgcagTAGATGTAgtacttttttaattgacGAACACATCTCAGAGGCATTAACTAAAGTAAAAGATTTATCTTAGTATTTCCCGGTATGACATCACCTGCCAGCGCGAAATTGGGGCTAAGAATGAGAACATTGCACGAGGAGCCTTTGAAGAGCTTGCCAAGAAAACAttcttttgattttcttaCTGACGAGCCCATTGAAGAACAATGTGAGGATGGTCTAGATGAGAAAACAAATAATCAggtaaaacataatttggtaaCGTGCAGAAACgatattaagaaatatttttatctcgaTTTCAAATAAACGGCCACACGTTTTGAGATTCACCTTTTTTTCAAgcaaaatcttcaaaaagacACTTGACTTGTTGTTAcggccgggtagtgtgggatcCACCGAAGCACCTACCCACTAAACTAGCGGAAAAAACCTTCTTTGGCCCCCAAATGTTCCTGGGGTATATGTTGTATCTTTAATTCGAGGAGGCATTAAAATTCTACAAATCCAATTGTTATCGTCGTGTTTCAAATGATGAGTTTTTATTGCACTCCTATTATGTGGCGTATTTCACCCGATACTTATCTTTATTGTATTATTACATTGTTGTCCTATTGTCTTTCTAGAGTAGCGGCACGCTCCACCCTTTCCTTTTCGGTGGCCATTACAGAAAAGCCATTACTGTAAAAGTCTCactttgttttgttttccaaTGATATTTCATTGGAATTCATTATATTCCATTGATAAGTTTTTTTGTCCACTAACCCTTCTGAGATTCTCCTTGATAGCACTAAATCAGCGCCatcaaaatcagtatttgGCAATTCAGTGCTTGGTACTCTATTTAACGTTTAATTTCACCTCTATATCAACTAGCTTGAATCCATTTAGTCCATGTGGTCTTTTAAAAGCGGCATACGCTGAATTGATATTCAGTGGTTAACTGTCGCAAAATTCGACACATTGAATACCTCTATTGCAGCCAAATCACAGAAACGGGAATATCACAAGAAGGGGATTGCTGCCTACCTCTAGAACCTTAGACTCACTATCTGAACTGGCACCAAAATCCAACACCCCATCTGGCAGTTCAAGCGGTTATGGGTCTCAGGCAGTTTCCATCACCAACTTGTCCAGCGATGACTCCATGTCTCTGAGGAGCATTAGCGTCGACGAGACTCCAGAAATAGAATCTAAACCTCTTCACACTGATTTGCAGCCGGTTTGTGAAGTTGAACCGCTCGGTGTTGatgtaagatttttttaaaattttcaaacattatatgaaaaggaaaatttgcaGAGACTGGCCTTGCCTGAAGACGACACTGAGGACACGGCAACCAACGAAGAAAGCTCAGAAGATATGGTTCAAAGTTCGAACAGTGATTCTAATCCTCCCAAAGAGACTAACAGCATTGTGAAAGCAAATCTATCGCCAGGCAGAGTGGTGCGAAGGAAAAAGCATTCTGCTAAAAATTCCAGTGCTAGAGCTTCCTTTCCGAAGGCTAGACAGAACACCAAAGAATCTGTagacaaattaaatattatgagTTTGAGCGTGTCCTCCCATGAAGATGATGGAATGACGAGCTCCACTGATAGATTAGAAGGTATGAAATCATTTACGATAGGTAATGTGTTCATAACATCATGGTATTTCAGAGGACCGGCATAGTAATTTTGGCTCAAGGGCAGATCTATCAAAGTTCTCAGATGTTCCAGTGCCTGAGTGGGTGGTGCTGGGCGAAAGTGTGCTTATTCGGCCTTATAATTCCTCAGGAGTGGTGGCCTATATTGGAGGTACTGAGTTTGCTTCTGGAAATTGGATTGGCGTGGAACTGGATGCACCGAAGGGTAGGTTTTGGTCACTGGTGTTATGGATATAACTAAttgtggaaaaatttaaaaggaaagaACGACGGAAGCGTAGGTGGAGTTCGGTACTTTACTTGTAAACCAAAGCATGGGATGTTCGTCAGAGCCGACAAACTGATCCTGGATCGAAGAGGTAGAGCCATGCGTTTGGACAAAACAAACGCGGCGAATAAGTGCATGTTAAACAAAGGTAAGAAAAGCAAGTTTCACAATTAATTTGGTTATTGTATTAACTGTTTTTTCATATTCAGAAAATACTCTCCATCGGTCGAAATCTAGGAACAGTGGAATGAATAACGTAGGAACCCGAGTGAGCTCAAAGGCGAAATAAATCCTTGCAAGTAGAAATATGTAACCATCCAATCGTTCCACCCTTATTGTTGCCGTTTTAGCCGTGATTAAACATGgcacatttatttataatgtataTGTGCCGTCCATAACATGGCATAATGTAATCGTCCTTGCCATTTCATAGTTCCATATTAAACACGAATGTTGTTTGGTTGCACTAGATTTTCCCTGCACCTTCTTTGTTATAAAAGCTACAATTAGCCTATGAAGAAATCAGAATCCGCCTCTGCTCATTGGTTCAAATGCGAAATTTTGCCGAAAGATAAAAGACACTCGAGCACGGATCAGTTTGTGTTTGTTCCCTCATCTAGTTTTTCCTTATGTTAAGCAGTTATTTCTGTGATATCGTTGTTAGTTTACACCAGAAGCACTCTCAAATTTCCCATGCTAAACATGTTTTGTGATTAATTggtaatttaattgtttatgaAACCTATCGACAAGCATTGGTTTGCGTGTGCTATAAAATCTTAATCAGATTCTTAGAGTTATGTATCTTTAATAGGCAGTAGTAGTCAAACATGAAGTATTCAAAGTTATCTGTGTGTCTTTAGACTAGagtaaattcaacagttaaacgatatttttgctaaatgttagaaattttaattcagtcTTGAATCAGGCCTGGCGTATAAACGAGCTTGAACACCAAATTAACGTTATAGTTGCGACTCCACGAACCCTTGAAGGCTgaattaaactttgatataCATGATGAATAAATAGcgatttttcctatttataCATTTCCCAACATTCCACACGTTACATTTGTACGAGGCGTAATACGTTCTAGTCcattatgattttttctaattgttgCTCAGTGATTCATTAATCACCATATAATCGAAGGTTTAGTCGTCCAAATTGACTAGTCTTTTGACTTGGATCATGCAGAATAAAAACTAAACCTTTTTCCTGTCCATATAACGTTAAAATCTGTCCAATTTAAGTATTGTGGTTAGGGCTACGGTCTCAGTAAAAGAGCTGATGGGTATacatttgtgaatttttcgAATATATGCGCGAAAGCAATTCAGCTGCGTACCTACGCCACATTTGCAGTATTAGAAAAACATCATATAtatatttcgtttttaatcgtcaattaataaaattgatattttttcacgCTAATACGGTACATATACCTACCATTGTTGTCGCTAAAGTTATTGCTGTAAATATATGGGTTTAATGAATATCCAGAGATGGAAACGCGTtccaaaagttaaaaatatggTTTAGTGAATCCCCACCCTTAGAATAAATCATGCATTTCTGCGTTTGAGAGTGAACTAAATGCCTACTGGTTgtacacaaaaatattttttggtaattaaaaatgtaatatagACACactcaaaaactattttgcATCGAGTTAATAAACACAAAGATATAATCACATTGTGTGCGACATTTGTGTGCAGTATAGTGATAAAACATCAATcattttttaggattttcgTGGATTGTggacaatatttaaataatttcaagcaACTCGAGCAATAATCTACTAGAAAACCatattaacatatttatatGTCGGCAAAGTATGATTCCAATTTTACAAAAGTGTCTTGTGTAGGTTATCGTTCGCttatacacacacacacataatATGCTTTAGTACGTACAAAGACAAAACACTATACTTGCATATATTGCATTAATCTATAGCAACCCTATGCCTTCTGGGTGCCCCATAATATCCTGtacatttataaaatgtaaatattaaaaccattttaatatcggtcattaaaatgaaaatgcgcTTACTGTTTGTTTCACATTTTGTGGGTTTTGttgtgtttttaattattgtaagtTAGTCTCAATTGTAATTTTACagatacaaaatattttatattgtatattgtgtatattttttgttgtttaccttcttaaattattttaactttttagtttttaagaatACCGATTATTTGTAGCTGTGGTCTTAcatgcaaaataaataatatatgaatatttccaggttttgttttatttttggaatagcTATATTAACAATCTTCTTCTCGGTCTACTACCAAAAGtccagaaaaataaatttaagttcATTTTAAACTTTAGTTGGTTTCTACTCAAACtaacatttttcttcatacgccaccataaaaattttaacagctaacattaataacaaaatatttaatgataaacataaaatagataataatGAGTAATGCAACgtaaatacattatttattgtaataccTCGGAGCGAACATTAGCAGCAGCAACCCAAGCACACTTTCTTCTGCACCCCCTCGAAAAACATATACTcctaaaataagaaatttgattaaatatccGTTTACCGAAGTTTTCTTGAGAAGATTTTCTTACCACTAGAAATGCAGATCCAAGCAACAGGGCCTTATGACGATTATCGGTTATAGAGCTGGGCATCTGTAACAAAAGCTGATACCTTACGGACACTGGATCCCATTGATGCACGATGGtaccgatttgggttgatcCATCAGAAGTGTATATCTATTGCGTTTAATTAAGTTGTAAGATTTTATTGCAACGAAACAATGCTTACATGAAATATTTCCGCTTTATGGAAACAAGCAAACGAACTCGGGCCCTCGATCATGTAAAGAACTTGTTCGTGTCTATTGCAtacttcaaaaactgtttgGAATGGTTTCCATTTTTGGTAGATTGTGCCTACCAATTCACCAGGAGGTACCCATACCTCCAGTttctacaataaaataattgtttaagaaaCAGATAAAAgtaaagataaataataaatcaatgaaaaaGCGGGAATTTTCCattgtgtgtgtttttttttaattagttctGTTTCTTGTGTGCTAGCTAGGGCTAAACAATTTTCTGGttctttatgtttttcttttcacttaattgttacttttaattaaatgtcttattcttgtaattattaattttggttttctttCCTGTCATTCATTCCTATGTCATATGTATGTATCTACATATGTAAATAGAAATGAGCGACGTCGAATTATCCAATTacctttttccattttttgaaCGCTGGCcttttttgaggaaatataCCATTAATACCAATAAGTTTCTAATTTTAAGCAGATCCCTATACATATCTTATTTGatattggtaaatttttttattatgttaaacTTGCTGCAAGaatatgtatatgtcggagatttattagttcttaagttagaattgtacCATTAGAACCGATAGTAGATGAGGGGCAGGCTGGCAAAGtcatcttgaagataaagcattgtcaaacgaggtcactactaccgacataattaGGTGCCCACGTATGGAATTTGTTCACGAGAAATAGGGGCTAGCAGGTACTCCCCTTGGGTCTTAAGGACCACCCGatcggggaaagttaagaggaaaaaaagaagaacaaGCAGTGAAGAGATAGAAGGGCACAAGGGCGGGcgagtagtagtgaattcgttagtttgcctttctacttttgtttttcttaaattattataacgttaaacatggaaaacgtttCTAATATTACCCCGacgtatatacagggtgttagtgaaataactttcgtacatttaaaaagtgattaagaacatcattttgaacaaaaaagttccttacaacagaGGTCGTAAATGTAAcaatttccctggaaaataaaaaaaacattttctgagaattggcaacgtcgcctcgtatttatttcattttcacacctacctaagtagccgcatgaagtgggtttgctttttacacgttttttgtgGGTCTaatagattttacagtacataattaataaaatgcactaaattcatggaacttaaaaattgtatgattcttattttattattttgaaaagccatttaccttgaaattattgttatcatctttaattagcttaacatgacacgttacacattttacaccactcacatcacattcaaaaacacaaatttattattgtttttggtacattaaatgttctaaatgttcaccatttgagtccatgcatgctctactccgggtactccttattgaactcttttgaacaaggtttaaaatttgttcttcggcttcagaaccaacttctctCTATCGACCTCGTGTCcttgatataaagaaacaacactccctgtatccagaagattttgggaaactcgcacaaatgtttatcgagctggaagttttctttttggatAAGGATTATCGTGAATGCGCctaacttcttcagaattttgtaacgcctctacatagatcaaaagcatgtcatgatactcgcgtacgaaatacattgtcacttaggtactgttaataagtcggaataaaataacttaaagctcgcccaaattaactttgcggataatcTGTTACatgtaccgacagaagatgcattcaacaagaccgaaatcacactaaaatactaaaagtatggaaggacatacagtccatgaaaaatttgaaaaataagggtggtttttgtcttgtccCTTCTTGATGGTCACTAATGAGCTgcacatgtccatggcgccaggcatcTTTGTccaggatcatatgtcacataaaatgggataaagtgcagatggttacacaactcatgtactattgaggtactatgtcaatctgtttactgcgcatttCAGTACCTTATCACTTCGCCCGCAACGTGGGTGAGCGATCTtcataagggccataaaaaacaaccataacgaaaataaatttctctttctcggtaacgttcagtgcggcgttgtcacttacgtttttttttaccgcttaagttattaattaagttttcaattgcttttagcaatgttattgttgaattattttaagttttttttgttacacgtcaaataaccaaaatgtgtcaagtacatttttccacattttattcaaattttaaaccttatcatagcttttcggataccaactttgacattttttttttgaaaaactattaggttttcgacccttttgtaaggaacttttttgttcaaaattatgttcttaatcactggttaaatttacgaaaattatttcactaacaccgTGTATAAGTACTTACGTATATAGGATTTATCAATGTATAATCTCCTTTATTGCACATATACAATTTATTTCTAACCCATTTGATCGATTAAGTACATTATAGTCAACATAGACGTAAACAGCTAAAGCAGTATATATCATTATACAGGGAGATTCAAAATTCGACCAACAAATTTCGGCAGATGATTCCTCGTGAAAAAAGGAGACAAAAGTTcctttgacatttttccagaatttGCATTCCAACAAAAATATAGCTTTTCAAAGTTTGTTACTTTTgactagtttttttttatttccttgaTAAGGGTTCATCATTTTCTCCTGAAAATTTGTATGGTTTACAACCATTTGATTCTCTATTAaatctattttattaatttctagaaatttatttggaaCCATGTGAAACACCTGGTGCCCTTAAGACTttcaatgaaaactttttttaccaACTTTTAGGAgattttatttcgaaattagaatcctTGTACCTTTCTAATAAAAAAGGTTCTCTTTGTCAATTGCTGAAAAATGCAagatttccgagaaaaaactACTTTATGTGAAGAATTCATTTAATCGAGGAAAAGTTATtacattacaaaaaatattcaaagtaCCCCCATTTACGTTTAGACAGCTGTGAACACGCCTGAGCAAAGATTGCcgaattctttaaaaaattccaggagtttcttttattatttcaaagcCTTGGCGTATTCGTATTGGTACAAAAAGGTACAAGaattctaatttcaaaataaaatttcctaaaagCTGGCAGGAAGTTTTCATTGAAAGTCTTAAGGGCACCAGCTGTTTCacattgtttcaaataaatttctagaaattgataaaacagGTTTAATAGAGAATCAAATGGTTGTGAACTATACAAATTTTCAggagaaaataatgaagtcTTATCgagaaaatcacaaaaaactAGTCAAAAGTAACACACTTTGAAAAGCCGTATTTTTGTTGGAATgcaaaatctgaaaaaagtCAAAGGAACTTTTGTCTTCTTTCTTCACGAGGAATTATCTGCCAGAATTTGTCAGTCGAgttttgaatcaccctgtgGAAATATGATTCCTTTATTTGTATATCGCAGGTGAAAAGCACCAGGCgtaattttaccaaaaaaaaaatgcaggagaaataataaattttgcatttttccacaatttttttcctacttACTTGAAGGTGAAAGCAAAAAGTACAATATCCGCACCCCAGCCGCCGTTTAAAAGATATCGCCTCTTGATCGGTCCTATCATACAATCTCATATTGAAAGCCCTGGCTGAGCCGCAGCACATTCTTTGGTATTCATCTGAGCTTTCAGTCGCATAGTAAATGGCCTCCGAATTCTCTCGGGTAGGAATTTTGACTGTGTACCTGTTCTCTGTGTTTGTCAGCACTAAtgttaaatcaaaattcagttctcttattaacaaattcaaaGCGCTACTCACAATCGCTGAGATCACTATTCTGTTGAATGATCAACTGGTCAACATTTCGCATAAGATCTAAACCATTGATAGGAGAATGAAAGGAAAGTCCGAAATTATCTCCGTCGATGACTGATATGGGTATTGGTCGTCTGTTGCCAGAGAATAACTGATCTATGAAAGTATTCAAATATAGATTCTATGTGAGGCTAACAcatattaaatggaaaaataccTGACTCgctgttattaaaattattcatcaaTGGTTGGGAAGATACGACATTCTGTGAAGCTGCTGAGGTGGTGGTTCTGCTCGCGCTAGTAGATTCAAACTCTATCGAaagatttgaataaaattattagctATACGATAACAACCCTGCATACCTGCATCAAGTGATAACGAATTAGTTGTACCACCGTTAATGTCATGCATTTCGTAATAAGTAGGCAATGGAATTTCTGGAAAGATGTAATAAATTCATCTCTACTGATCACTATGTggataaagtaaatatttttatctcccAAAGATGCTCTGGGTAAGCTGGTGTAtgagattttattataattggATGGTTTTTGTAggtataaaaatttcagacaAAGGTACAGCCACCCTACTTATTGGGATGAATGTCTAAATGCTCAATTAACTCAATATTGTCAGCAATGTTTAAACGCAAAATCCCATTTAAAAGCAGGATTTAGTAAAGCCACACTTTTtagggacaccttgtatatcgttcaataatttaaaaatgtgcgcAACACTTCTTTCAACAAATACCGTATTTCACTTTTTGCTTTAACTTTAACGCCAATCAACCTTTTACACACTGCTAGGACGCCGTgtatataatgaaaattcgaTGTGAACAAAGCGGTTATAAGATTGAATCAATCTTTATTTGATAAAGGACTGGTCTCTTtcacattttataaaattattcaacagaTATAATTGAGAAGGAACGAGTAGTGGAAACTATGTCCATTATAACCACcaatgataattaataaatattattaaatttgttttatgcGACATCATATTATGAATAGAGATAGCTCTTTGAgatatatgaaatatttttaacaactaGCTTACCTTGTAGGTCCGGAAAGGCCTCATTGTCATAACCCTTGAAGTTATTTCGGTTCATTTTAACCCCTCAAGCGATTCACAAAATATCACTCATACAGATCATCGATATTTAGAACATTATTGTTATCGTTTATTGCAAACATGCAAGACGgataattttatcattatcTAATCTAGTCTCTgacattgttttaaataaataaaattgttaaaccATGGATATGTAGAGCCCTGTATAATTTATCAGTGACTTATTCTGGTCTGAGGATTATTGTGCCATAGAGAGAGGATTAAAACATAAGATGTATGACCATCTACCTCAgcttataggatttttttaaacactataatataaattaaaaatggtgcTAAGCGCCAAGGCTGGCGATCAAAGAAACCAATCGATGAGTCTTTTCAggaaatatgatttatattgTCTCAAATTTCTCATCTCACGTCCTCCTGACTTTCGGACCTCGATTTTCGAGTTTGTGATAGTAACAAAATTAGATGAGTcattagataaaaaaacatgatttCATACCTACAAACGAGAGTCAGATTTTTAAGTAATCCATAAAGTAGTATTACAGATTTATTCTTAAGTCACCCCCTCTCGcccatatttattttttccgcAGAGGTAAGCaagcttgaaaaaaattatagaaaatcaatttgagGCATGATATATTTAGAATTAACGCATCTTATAAAAGagataattttggaaatttgtatttatacATTAAGAGACAAATCTTTATAtacacaaataataataaaaaaataaaactaaagtaTCACTAAAAAGTATACAGACTTTGCGGTTTTCTATAAAACTAAGTTCTGATCTTTAATCGACATTACAGGATGTAAAGCata includes the following:
- the LOC136417338 gene encoding phospholipid scramblase family member 5-like isoform X1, with protein sequence MNRNNFKGYDNEAFPDLQEIPLPTYYEMHDINGGTTNSLSLDAEFESTSASRTTTSAASQNVVSSQPLMNNFNNSESDQLFSGNRRPIPISVIDGDNFGLSFHSPINGLDLMRNVDQLIIQQNSDLSDLLTNTENRYTVKIPTRENSEAIYYATESSDEYQRMCCGSARAFNMRLYDRTDQEAISFKRRLGCGYCTFCFHLQKLEVWVPPGELVGTIYQKWKPFQTVFEVCNRHEQVLYMIEGPSSFACFHKAEIFHIYTSDGSTQIGTIVHQWDPVSVRYQLLLQMPSSITDNRHKALLLGSAFLVEYMFFEGVQKKVCLGCCC
- the LOC136417338 gene encoding phospholipid scramblase family member 5-like isoform X3, whose product is MNRNNFKGYDNEAFPDLQEFESTSASRTTTSAASQNVVSSQPLMNNFNNSESDQLFSGNRRPIPISVIDGDNFGLSFHSPINGLDLMRNVDQLIIQQNSDLSDLLTNTENRYTVKIPTRENSEAIYYATESSDEYQRMCCGSARAFNMRLYDRTDQEAISFKRRLGCGYCTFCFHLQKLEVWVPPGELVGTIYQKWKPFQTVFEVCNRHEQVLYMIEGPSSFACFHKAEIFHIYTSDGSTQIGTIVHQWDPVSVRYQLLLQMPSSITDNRHKALLLGSAFLVEYMFFEGVQKKVCLGCCC
- the LOC136417338 gene encoding phospholipid scramblase family member 5-like isoform X2; the protein is MNRNNFKGYDNEAFPDLQEIPLPTYYEMHDINGGTTNSLSLDAEFESTSASRTTTSAASQNVVSSQPLMNNFNNSESGIFPFNIRPIPISVIDGDNFGLSFHSPINGLDLMRNVDQLIIQQNSDLSDLLTNTENRYTVKIPTRENSEAIYYATESSDEYQRMCCGSARAFNMRLYDRTDQEAISFKRRLGCGYCTFCFHLQKLEVWVPPGELVGTIYQKWKPFQTVFEVCNRHEQVLYMIEGPSSFACFHKAEIFHIYTSDGSTQIGTIVHQWDPVSVRYQLLLQMPSSITDNRHKALLLGSAFLVEYMFFEGVQKKVCLGCCC